One genomic segment of Paenibacillus xylanexedens includes these proteins:
- a CDS encoding DUF5689 domain-containing protein yields MRGVVLKSLLALSMALPLQIGLWNGDASVHAEGPTDPAPFIQAKVVNQNAGKKVLFDNSHGQTAGAADWVIDGGFSDFGNALANDGYYVKELRKTTPFTYDDLKEYNVFVIAEPQIPFKTSEQAALKQYVETGGSIFFVGDHYNADRNKNRWDGSEVINGYRRGAFEDPAKGMSTDERNSEAMQNVTGSDWLSDNFGVRFRYNALGDINANIVVPADQAFGITEGVSAVAMHAGSTLAITDPEKAKGIVYLPKTNAKWNNAVDQGVYNGGGIEEGPYVAVSKLGAGKAAFIGDSSPVEDASPKYLREETGTRKTTYDGFKEADDAVLLVNTVNWLATQENYTSLTEVNGLELDTATALLPFEEPAASTEPQAEPWSAPAAGYKWYDRSTFKAGSYGGPASSANAAYSFVKQDTLPNAEDFQIRVVVENMAPNTTVSGYSAGIYLTGGTQVAMIQNESGTWPTSYGYSSTFSVTSDSQGRGIKDLNVRIKPGTTGAASLRLRLNGSNLITNAVTVGNVPAEQLPEEEGPIPAAITVAEARTKAAGTTVTIEGVVTTEPGAFGGQAFYLQDETAGIYVFQHTSGFHAGDKVKVTATTTIYNSEFELTDIVAIEKTGTASVPAPIEVTAITDANQGQLVQLKNVTIENIISATPVGSFEFDAVAADGTSTHIRVDTRTGVTETSFPYAAGDKIDITGVSAIFKDVYQLKPRSLNDFVPAEEQGGGEVPSTPAAGAPGKPVLSSDNGYTTGLFEGSYNVSMNLWWGENGSEYKLYENGVLIDTQKLTAASPSAQSSKTAITGKANGTYTYVAELTNDKGTTRSDVLTVQVTNAAPGKATLSQNNWDGDGNYNVSMNLWWGTNATEYRLYENDVLIDTQALNAATPASQSATTELSGCANGTYTYRAELINAAGVTSTETITVQVTNALPLAS; encoded by the coding sequence ATGCGAGGAGTAGTTTTAAAATCACTCCTGGCATTGTCCATGGCTTTGCCGCTTCAGATCGGATTATGGAACGGAGATGCATCGGTTCATGCGGAAGGACCGACAGACCCGGCACCGTTCATCCAGGCAAAGGTTGTGAACCAAAATGCAGGTAAAAAAGTATTGTTCGACAACTCTCACGGCCAGACGGCTGGAGCTGCAGACTGGGTCATTGATGGAGGTTTCTCCGACTTCGGGAATGCACTCGCCAATGATGGTTACTATGTCAAAGAACTTCGCAAGACAACTCCATTTACCTATGATGATCTGAAAGAGTATAACGTATTCGTTATTGCAGAGCCTCAAATTCCTTTCAAAACATCCGAACAAGCAGCACTGAAACAATATGTTGAAACGGGCGGCAGCATCTTCTTTGTTGGAGATCACTATAATGCAGACCGTAATAAAAACCGCTGGGATGGCTCTGAAGTCATCAACGGCTATCGTCGGGGAGCATTCGAAGATCCGGCCAAAGGTATGAGCACCGATGAGCGTAATTCTGAAGCGATGCAAAATGTAACCGGCTCGGACTGGTTGTCCGATAACTTTGGCGTACGATTCCGCTATAACGCACTTGGCGATATCAACGCCAATATCGTTGTACCGGCAGATCAAGCCTTCGGCATCACAGAAGGCGTATCGGCTGTAGCCATGCACGCCGGTTCAACACTTGCAATCACCGATCCGGAAAAGGCAAAAGGTATTGTGTACCTGCCAAAAACCAACGCAAAATGGAATAACGCGGTAGACCAAGGTGTCTACAACGGCGGCGGGATTGAAGAAGGTCCTTACGTGGCTGTATCCAAGCTGGGCGCAGGTAAAGCTGCCTTCATCGGTGACTCCTCTCCAGTAGAAGATGCATCACCAAAATACTTGCGTGAAGAGACAGGCACACGCAAAACAACTTATGACGGTTTCAAAGAAGCCGATGATGCCGTGTTGCTCGTGAACACCGTGAACTGGCTTGCTACACAAGAGAACTACACAAGCCTAACTGAAGTGAACGGACTTGAACTGGACACAGCTACAGCGCTGTTGCCATTCGAAGAGCCGGCTGCTTCCACAGAACCACAGGCTGAACCTTGGTCCGCACCTGCTGCCGGATATAAGTGGTACGATCGTTCCACGTTCAAGGCTGGTTCTTATGGTGGCCCTGCATCCAGTGCGAACGCTGCATACAGCTTCGTGAAACAGGATACTCTTCCAAATGCAGAAGACTTCCAGATTCGTGTAGTTGTGGAGAACATGGCTCCGAACACAACCGTATCCGGTTATAGTGCCGGTATCTATCTGACTGGCGGAACACAGGTCGCCATGATCCAGAATGAAAGTGGTACTTGGCCAACTTCGTACGGGTATAGCTCCACATTCAGTGTAACCTCGGACAGCCAAGGTCGCGGGATCAAAGATCTGAATGTCCGGATCAAACCAGGTACAACTGGCGCTGCCAGCTTGCGTCTGCGTCTGAATGGCAGCAACCTGATCACCAATGCCGTGACTGTTGGCAATGTGCCAGCAGAACAGCTTCCGGAAGAAGAAGGACCGATTCCAGCAGCGATCACAGTTGCTGAAGCACGCACCAAAGCTGCTGGCACTACCGTAACCATCGAAGGTGTTGTGACGACAGAGCCAGGTGCATTTGGTGGACAAGCCTTCTATCTTCAAGATGAAACTGCTGGAATCTACGTATTCCAGCACACTAGCGGCTTCCATGCTGGTGACAAGGTGAAAGTAACAGCAACAACAACCATCTATAACAGCGAGTTCGAGCTTACCGATATCGTTGCGATTGAGAAAACAGGTACGGCTTCCGTACCTGCTCCAATCGAGGTTACTGCAATTACAGATGCGAACCAAGGTCAACTGGTTCAATTGAAAAATGTAACGATTGAGAATATCATCAGTGCTACACCAGTTGGATCTTTTGAATTCGACGCGGTAGCAGCAGATGGAACGAGCACACACATCCGTGTAGACACCCGTACAGGTGTGACGGAGACTTCCTTCCCTTATGCTGCTGGTGACAAAATCGATATCACAGGCGTTTCCGCTATTTTCAAAGATGTATATCAATTGAAACCTAGAAGTTTGAATGATTTTGTACCTGCTGAAGAGCAAGGTGGCGGCGAAGTGCCTTCCACTCCAGCTGCAGGAGCACCGGGTAAACCGGTGCTTTCTTCTGATAATGGATATACCACTGGCCTGTTCGAAGGTTCGTACAACGTAAGCATGAACCTCTGGTGGGGTGAAAACGGTTCTGAGTACAAACTGTATGAGAATGGCGTTCTGATCGATACGCAGAAGTTGACTGCGGCTTCACCATCGGCTCAGTCCTCCAAAACCGCCATTACAGGCAAAGCCAACGGCACGTATACTTATGTAGCTGAGCTGACCAATGACAAGGGCACAACACGCAGTGACGTGCTGACGGTACAAGTAACCAATGCTGCTCCAGGCAAAGCTACGCTGTCCCAAAACAACTGGGATGGTGACGGCAACTACAACGTATCCATGAACCTCTGGTGGGGTACAAACGCAACCGAATACCGTCTCTATGAGAATGATGTATTAATTGATACACAAGCGTTGAACGCGGCAACACCTGCTTCCCAAAGTGCTACAACGGAATTGTCCGGTTGCGCTAACGGAACGTATACGTACCGTGCTGAGCTGATCAACGCCGCAGGCGTAACCAGCACCGAGACGATAACGGTTCAAGTTACCAATGCATTGCCTTTGGCTAGTTAA
- a CDS encoding RNA polymerase sigma factor translates to MNSTQINDAYINYKSEITRYLSHIVKQPQDAEDLAQDCFIRLMNVTVDIPEDRILYYLKRIARNLAMDSFRRRTRTLRRDSRLEVPTHHVDTSHLEISEGVHDLVSHINNTEHRKILELRLIHGYSIKETAELVNRSEGMIKSSVFHAVNRIRAKVIS, encoded by the coding sequence ATGAACAGCACACAAATTAATGATGCTTATATCAACTATAAATCAGAAATCACAAGGTATCTATCCCATATCGTCAAACAACCGCAAGATGCAGAAGATCTGGCACAGGATTGTTTCATTCGACTAATGAACGTTACCGTGGATATCCCTGAAGATCGCATTCTCTATTATCTCAAACGCATTGCCCGTAACCTGGCGATGGACAGCTTCCGCAGGCGGACCCGTACACTCAGACGAGACAGCCGTCTGGAGGTACCTACCCACCACGTCGATACTTCCCACCTTGAAATTAGCGAAGGTGTTCATGATCTTGTTTCCCATATTAACAACACCGAACATCGTAAAATATTAGAACTTCGCCTCATCCATGGATACTCCATTAAGGAAACGGCGGAGCTGGTGAATCGCAGTGAAGGCATGATTAAATCCTCTGTCTTCCATGCCGTCAATCGAATTCGGGCCAAAGTCATCTCATAA
- a CDS encoding response regulator transcription factor — MRQKEILIIEDEESIRDILSYSLRKEGFEIKEAATGKEGLDLLRDSKPDLILLDLMLPDMSGFDVCRQLSVNSKIPVIMITAKSDMLDKVLGMELGADDYITKPFDIREVVARIRAIFRRIDLISETLENQSYEVVRLGKHIEIRKDEREVWKDGEQAGLTNKEYDLLLFLVTHHRKVHTRSELLDKVWGFDFAGDTRTVDIHVQRIRKKLDSGVQGISMIETVFGVGYKLNIQVQT; from the coding sequence ATGAGACAAAAAGAGATTTTAATTATTGAGGACGAGGAGTCCATTCGCGATATTTTGTCCTATTCGTTACGTAAGGAAGGATTTGAGATCAAGGAAGCAGCTACGGGAAAAGAAGGTCTGGATCTGCTTCGGGATTCGAAGCCGGATCTGATCCTGCTGGATCTGATGCTGCCAGATATGAGCGGTTTTGATGTGTGCAGGCAACTATCTGTGAACTCCAAGATACCTGTCATCATGATCACTGCGAAGTCGGACATGCTGGACAAGGTACTTGGCATGGAGCTTGGGGCGGATGACTATATCACGAAGCCTTTTGATATCCGTGAGGTGGTTGCGCGCATTCGGGCGATTTTTCGCCGGATTGATCTGATCAGCGAGACACTGGAGAATCAGTCCTATGAGGTGGTAAGGCTAGGCAAGCATATTGAGATCCGCAAGGATGAACGGGAAGTGTGGAAAGACGGGGAACAGGCAGGACTCACGAATAAAGAATATGATCTGTTGTTATTTCTCGTGACCCATCATCGTAAGGTGCATACACGTTCTGAACTACTGGACAAGGTATGGGGATTTGATTTTGCAGGGGACACTCGAACGGTGGATATTCATGTACAACGGATTCGCAAGAAACTGGATAGTGGTGTGCAAGGCATTTCGATGATTGAAACGGTATTCGGTGTGGGGTACAAGCTGAATATTCAGGTACAGACATGA
- a CDS encoding sensor histidine kinase → MKWTIQFKMVVLFSVIVFIGFSVLLILSNKVAQENMYREVHEDMVQSKRNLDIALNQYFLIHNKRMSRDSLEAGSRELAEQIGSAVGGEIVVYGPDASPYGSVGSEVNVAKRSDHPDVEEAVHSRIAYTTVVDKGRVTASLSFPLEMDQQLIGIVQMKKDYTDLYKRNLRFQNTIKLFAAVIFIFVFIASIFISRKITQPIRVLTKRSAEVAQGSLNADIQITTKDEIGELASSFTVMIDRVREQIDVIERERDEVKQVQARSKVFFDNVTHELKTPLTTILGYAQILRDNGFTDQDFFDKGMNYIIKESQRLNTMVADILEVSVSSAVIQAYRFERIDISDIIREACEDMSIKASKYNIGIHYELEEHQYLQGDRDKLKEVFLNILDNSVKYSDVNSIIEVQSFRLGESIAIVIRDQGEGIGAEALQHVFEPFYQDKGINRAEKGSAGLGLSIVKNIVERHGGTVEMKSIMREGTQVNISLPGEMNA, encoded by the coding sequence ATGAAGTGGACGATCCAGTTCAAAATGGTGGTGCTATTCTCGGTCATTGTATTTATCGGATTCTCCGTCCTGTTGATTCTGTCCAATAAGGTAGCCCAGGAGAATATGTACCGGGAAGTGCATGAGGATATGGTGCAATCCAAAAGAAATCTGGACATCGCGCTGAATCAGTACTTTCTGATACATAATAAACGCATGAGCAGAGACTCGCTCGAAGCAGGGAGTCGCGAGCTTGCGGAGCAGATTGGATCAGCCGTTGGTGGGGAGATTGTAGTATATGGCCCCGATGCTTCGCCATACGGGTCTGTTGGCAGCGAGGTTAACGTTGCTAAGCGGTCTGACCATCCTGATGTGGAGGAAGCCGTACATTCCCGGATTGCTTACACCACAGTTGTGGATAAGGGTCGGGTCACAGCCAGTCTGTCCTTCCCGCTCGAGATGGATCAACAATTGATTGGAATCGTACAGATGAAGAAGGATTACACCGACTTGTACAAACGCAATCTCCGGTTCCAGAATACGATCAAGCTGTTTGCAGCGGTTATTTTCATATTTGTATTTATCGCATCCATCTTTATTTCCCGGAAAATTACACAACCCATCCGTGTACTCACGAAACGTTCTGCGGAAGTGGCCCAAGGAAGTCTGAATGCGGACATTCAGATTACAACCAAGGATGAGATCGGTGAACTGGCTTCAAGCTTCACCGTCATGATTGATCGGGTTCGGGAGCAGATTGATGTGATTGAGCGAGAGCGGGACGAAGTGAAGCAAGTACAGGCCAGAAGCAAAGTCTTTTTTGACAATGTGACACATGAATTGAAGACACCCTTAACGACGATTCTGGGATACGCCCAGATTTTACGGGATAACGGATTTACCGACCAGGACTTTTTTGACAAGGGCATGAATTATATCATCAAGGAAAGCCAGCGTCTCAACACGATGGTTGCGGATATTCTGGAGGTCTCGGTCTCCTCTGCGGTCATCCAGGCATACCGGTTCGAACGTATCGATATATCAGATATTATTCGTGAAGCTTGTGAGGACATGTCGATTAAGGCGAGCAAGTACAATATAGGCATTCACTATGAGCTGGAGGAACATCAGTATTTACAGGGAGATCGGGATAAGTTGAAGGAGGTCTTCCTCAACATCCTGGATAATTCGGTCAAGTACAGTGATGTGAACTCCATTATCGAAGTGCAATCCTTCCGGTTAGGTGAGTCCATTGCTATTGTGATCCGTGATCAGGGGGAAGGAATCGGTGCTGAAGCGCTCCAGCATGTATTTGAACCCTTTTACCAGGATAAAGGAATTAACAGGGCCGAGAAAGGCAGTGCCGGGCTGGGTTTATCAATTGTGAAGAACATCGTTGAGCGTCATGGAGGAACAGTGGAGATGAAGAGCATCATGCGGGAAGGGACACAAGTGAATATCAGTCTTCCGGGGGAAATGAACGCATGA